From the Lathyrus oleraceus cultivar Zhongwan6 chromosome 4, CAAS_Psat_ZW6_1.0, whole genome shotgun sequence genome, one window contains:
- the LOC127135085 gene encoding uncharacterized protein LOC127135085, producing the protein MEIENKIMLEMGRNISMRFERLAAAFESDEVKRVRLCESSGSEHSTDLSDLVKSFMEKNSVKEDSVVHENDDGEFEWYDYSEKKKILQEIFGDDDDDNVKEKIRREVEVAIQLVAEDKAEDKSSRGFKRLVMSRLRESGFDAGLCKTRWERNRKFPSGDYEYIDVNFAGNRYIVEISLMAEFEIARPIDQYASLLDVFPFVFVGKVEELKKVVRLMCTAIKDSMKTMEMHTPPWRRNSYMQAKWFNPYKRTTNEVAATRKSIGFEAYNCRENFGRKSAFKYGNLTASFNVDGIGMQL; encoded by the exons GTTAGAAATGGGAAGGAATATTTCCATGAGGTTTGAGAGGTTGGCGGCGGCTTTTGAGAGTGATGAGGTGAAGCGTGTGAGGTTATGCGAAAGCAGTGGAAGCGAGCACTCAACTGATTTGTCAGATCTTGTGAAATCGTTTATGGAGAAGAATTCTGTGAAAGAAGATTCGGTTGTTCATGAGAATGATGATGGTGAATTTGAGTGGTATGATTATTCCGAGAAAAAGAAGATACTGCAAGAGATTTTTGgggatgatgatgatgataatgtgAAAGAAAAGATTAGAAGAGAGGTTGAAGTTGCAATTCAGCTTGTTGCTGAAGATAAAGCTGAAGATAAATCTTCGCGGGGATTCAAACGCCTCGTCATGTCACGTTTGCGGGAGAGTGGTTTTGATGCTG GTCTTTGCAAAACAAGGTGGGAAAGGAATAGAAAATTTCCATCCGGTGACTACGAGTACATTGATGTGAATTTTGCTGGAAATAGATACATAGTTGAAATATCTCTTATGGCTGAATTCGAAATAGCTCGTCCTATCGATCAATATGCTTCTTTACTTGATGTATTTCCTTTTGTATTTGTTGGGAAAGTGGAAGAGCTGAAAAAGGTTGTGAGGTTGATGTGCACTGCTATTAAGGACTCGATGAAGACCATGGAAATGCATACACCTCCATGGAGAAGAAATAGTTATATGCAAGCTAAGTGGTTTAACCCTTACAAGAGAACCACTAATGAGGTTGCTGCAACAAGAAAATCCATTGGATTTGAAGCATACAATTGCAGGGAAAATTTTGGGAGGAAAAGTGCTTTCAAATATGGAAATTTGACTGCATCATTTAATGTAGATGGCATTGGGATGCAATTATAG